The following coding sequences lie in one Hippoglossus hippoglossus isolate fHipHip1 chromosome 14, fHipHip1.pri, whole genome shotgun sequence genomic window:
- the LOC117774975 gene encoding tripartite motif-containing protein 16-like produces the protein MAQQENQRDRERFCCSICLDLLKDPVTTVCGHSYCMSCINTHWDKEEERGSYSCPQCRQTFTPRPVLRKSTMLADSLEELKKTGLQAAPADHCYAGPEDVACDVCTGRKLKALKSCLNCLASYCEKHLQRHLQSAPLKKHKLVEPSEKLQENICSRHDEVMKMFCRTDQQCICYLCSVDEHKDHDTVSAAAERTERQKELGLRRQTIQQRVQDTEKDVKLLQQEEEAVNGSADKAVEDSEKIFTELIRLLEKRSSDVKQQIRSQQETEVSRVRELQERLEQEITELKRKDHELKQLSDTEDHNQFLHNYPSLSPLSGSTHSSSIRIRPLRTFEDVTAAVSQVRGRLQDILSETETEILQIVSQVDVLLPQPEPETRADFLRYSQEITLDPNTAHRRLLLSEGNRKVTCMSKEQSYSNHPDRFTVRTQVLSRESLTGRCYWEVEVEVGVRAVSVAVTYKNISRAGNSRECGFGYNDKSWSLSSYVNSYNFRYNSIDTPVSGPVSSRVGVYLDHSAGVLSFYSVSDTMTLLHRVQTTFTQPLYAGVWVYYPGATAEFCKLK, from the coding sequence atggcgcagcaagaaaatcaacgggacagagaaagattctgctgttcgatctgtctggatctactgaaggatccggtgactactgtctgtggacacagctactgtatgagctgtattaacacccactgggacaaagaggaggagagaggaagctacagctgccctcagtgtagacagaccttcacaccgaggcctgtcctgaggaaaagcaccatgttagctgattcactggaggagctgaagaagactggactccaagctgctcctgctgatcactgctatgctggacctgaagatgtggcctgtgatgtctgcactgggaggaaactgaaagctctcaagtcctgtttgaattgtttggcctcttattgtgaaaaacacctccagcgtCATCTTCAATCAGCTccattgaagaagcacaagctggtggagccctcggagaagctccaggagaacatctgctctcgtcacgatgaggtgatgaagatgttctgccgcactgatcagcagtgtatctgttatctctgctctgtggatgaacataaagaccacgacacagtgtcagctgcagcagaaaggactgagaggcagaaagagctcgggctgaggagacaaacaatccagcagagagtccaggacacagagaaagatgtgaagctgcttcaacaggaggaggaggccgtcaatggctctgctgataaagcagtggaggacagtgagaagatcttcactgagctgatccgtctgctggagaaaagaagctctgatgtgaagcagcagatcagatcccagcaggaaactgaagtgagtcgagtcagagagcttcaggagagactggagcaggagatcactgagctgaagaggaaagaccatgaactgaagcagctctcagacacagaggatcacaaccagtttctacacaactacccctcactgtcaccactcagtggatctacacactcatccagcatcaggatccgtcctctgaggacctttgaggacgtgacagcagctgtgtcccaggtcagaggtcgactacaggacattctgagtgagacagagacagagattttacagattgtgtctcaagtggatgttttactgccacaaccagagccagagaccagagctgacttcttaagatattcacaggaaatcacactggatccaaacacagcacacagacgtctgttattatctgagggaaacagaaaagtaacatgtATGAGTAAAGaacagtcttattctaatcacccagacagattcactgttaggactcaggtcctgagtagagagagtctgactggacgttgttactgggaggtggaggtggaggtgggggtgagaGCAGTTagtgtagcagtcacatacaagaatatcagcagagcaggaaactcaCGTGAATGTGGATTTGGatacaatgataaatcttggtcattatcTAGTTATGTAAACAGTTATAACTTTCGTTACAACAGCATCGacactccagtgtcaggtcctgtgtcctccagagtaggagtgtacctggatcacagtgcaggtgttctgtccttctacagcgtctctgacaccatgactctcctccacagagtccagaccacattcactcagcctctctatgctggagtttgGGTTTATTATCCTGGAgccacagctgagttctgtaaactcaaatag